A segment of the Cohnella algarum genome:
TCGTTTTTCGTCAAATCGAGCTTGCATTCGGACTCGAGCACCTCGCCGCTTACATTGACCCGGACAAGCATTCGAAAACCGTCCTGTTTTTTCTGCGGGGTTATTTTCGTTTCGGCTTTATCGATCCGCAAGGTGGAAAAGGCGTCCCGATTGGAACCGGACGGACAAGGGACGGCAAGAGCGCTTTGTTTGATGTCGCCCGACAGCCAGGAAATCCCGTAGCTTTCCTTGAACGTAAGCCGACCGATCCGGCGGCCGTCCTTGAAGACGGACTCTCCCGTCAGGCCGAGCTTGGATTCGTTGTGCGTTTGTTTGAACGATTCCAGCGAGGACAGTTCTTTGCGGGACTTGGCGTCCCGTTTGCCCATCAGATTGAGTTCCGGAACCCCGATCGCGCGCGAATCGGAATACAGGCTTTGGGCAAAATCGAACACCCGGACGGCCGGATAATAGCCGGAATTCAGTTCCTCCTTCGAGATGATTTTATTTAACGCGTCTCCCGGAAGCTTTTCCAGCGGCACGAACAGCTTCAATATGTCGGAGGCGCGTCCCTCGGTTACCGCCATCATCACCGTCTCGCGTGCCTGAACGCTGCGCAAATATAAATCGACCACTTCCGAAAGGCCATGTTCGGCGGCGGCTTTTCCGATGACGATAGCATCGGTGTGCGCAAAGTAGAGTTGACGGGGAATTTCCAGGTTGCTCTTGTTAGCAGCTTCGCAAAGGGTCCTTCCTTCCGCCGTGAAAACGTGGACCGACGATTGGGTGGTGCCTCCGCCGCCTCCGCCGCC
Coding sequences within it:
- a CDS encoding Ger(x)C family spore germination protein, translated to MPRSVTLLLMCAAFCLVLAGCWDRRELNELGITSATGIDWADGKWNVTYQVVVPSGMWSGGGGGGGGGTTQSSVHVFTAEGRTLCEAANKSNLEIPRQLYFAHTDAIVIGKAAAEHGLSEVVDLYLRSVQARETVMMAVTEGRASDILKLFVPLEKLPGDALNKIISKEELNSGYYPAVRVFDFAQSLYSDSRAIGVPELNLMGKRDAKSRKELSSLESFKQTHNESKLGLTGESVFKDGRRIGRLTFKESYGISWLSGDIKQSALAVPCPSGSNRDAFSTLRIDKAETKITPQKKQDGFRMLVRVNVSGEVLESECKLDLTKNEAVRQLGNAIEREIEDIMDTGWSAAMRIKADLPGFADKIHRKYPNDWKKLKDQWTEQFPKLEVQPHIRVSVIRIGLSLKPLKQDRENAKG